From Rhododendron vialii isolate Sample 1 chromosome 10a, ASM3025357v1, the proteins below share one genomic window:
- the LOC131304416 gene encoding uncharacterized protein LOC131304416, protein MAIGTNNEEDNRLAQKIARVFDETRSSNATHIRKLKDLSALRSSLSSSSPARFLSAFSKTLTPIFDFPRRVASAERIVRFVASFAVTPDSKNASLSDSFLEDFLRFLLGATAAANKTARFRACQIISEIIMRLPDDAEVSNEVWDEVIECMKSRAVDKVPVIRTFAVRSLSRFVNDSENVDILDLFLELLPLEQNAEVRKAIVLSLPPSKATSTPIINCTLDVSESVRKAAYCVLASKFPLQSLSIKLRTVILQRGLADRSAAVTKECLKLLKEDWLVKCCNGDPIELLKFLDVETYESVGESVMTALLNAELVKVQDSQSIRQLIVLSGTKNQGQRNQGIQLMEPEVAFYWRIVCMHLQKEAQAKGSDAAATMGTEAEVYAAEASDSNDLLERVLPATISEYIELVKAHLDAGPNYRFSSRQLLLLGAMLDFSDSTNRRVASSFVQELLHRPLEYEVDENGNKVVIGDGINVGGDKDWADAVSQLAKRVHSASGEFEEVVLGVLQGLVLPCRERTADFMQWMHCLAVTGLLLENAKSFRWMQGKSIEPSELLQSLLLPGAKHVHLDVQRVATRCLGIYGLLERKPSEELVKQLRVCFVRGPSPVSVMACKALSDLSLWHGPQEVDRAMGQDLSSQLRDQATFFCPVEISDTNGDLNIELLDLLFSGFDGAKYEDPDENESVQAVLGEGFAKILLLSENYPSIPASSNPLVLAKLIGLYFSDKTKKLLRLRQCLSVFFEHYPCLLITHKRCLSKAFIPVMRSIWPGINGNAGGSSLMISNMRKRAVQASRFMLQMMQAPLYEKEKETVNGLETPDGSVHPSHDFENGNEGLAIRIATEVANFHMTKKAAEKSYVSALCRILVQLHFRSSEQGAIKLMRMLLTRVAETIATEKDIVKELKRMAERLKAVDENPDKDLSIDEANVILGRLELDLDLNPNDSTEMPPTPAPRSTKPARPRRRARHQDESSSDESSTHSVAPTPNPGVTSTRSQRVSKTAALTKMTTAHRAVKFNDYIEEDGEEEEGSEVTSDEDSGESDQSSE, encoded by the exons ATGGCAATCGGCACCAACAACGAAGAAGACAACCGACTGGCGCAAAAAATCGCCAGGGTTTTCGACGAAACCCGGTCCTCAAACGCCACGCACATCCGCAAGCTCAAGGACCTCTCCGCCCTCCGATCATCATTATCCTCATCGTCCCCGGCCCGATTCCTCTCCGCGTtttccaaaaccctaaccccgaTCTTCGACTTCCCCCGCCGGGTCGCCTCGGCTGAGCGCATCGTCAGGTTCGTCGCCTCCTTCGCCGTCACTCCTGATTCGAAAAATGCCTCCCTTTCTGACTCCTTCTTGGAGGATTTCCTTCGGTTCCTCCTTGGCGCCACGGCTGCTGCTAACAAAACGGCGAGGTTTCGGGCCTGTCAGATTATCTCCGAG ATCATAATGCGGTTGCCAGACGATGCAGAGGTCAGCAATGAAGTCTGGGATGAAGTGATAGAGTGCATGAAGTCGCGGGCTGTTGATAAGGTCCCTGTTATTCGCACGTTTGCAGTTAGATCTCTCTCTCGCTTTGTGAATGATTCTGAGAATGTTGACATCCTTGACTTGTTCCTTGAGTTGCTGCCTCTAGAGCAAAATGCG GAGGTTCGTAAGGCTATCGTGCTATCTTTGCCTCCTTCAAAAGCAACTTCAACGCCAATCATCAATTGCACGTTGGATGTGTCCGAGTCTGTTCGCAAAGCAGCATATTGTGTTTTGGCTTCTAAATTTCCTCTTCAGAGTCTCAG CATCAAGCTTCGGACAGTTATTCTACAGAGAGGACTTGCTGATCGTTCTGCAGCTGTGACAAAGGAGTGTCTAAAACTACTGAAAGAGGATTGGCTTGTGAAATGTTGCAATGGAGATCCCATTGAGCTCCTCAAATTCCTTGATGTGGAAACCTATGAATCAGTTGGAGAATCAGTAATGACAGCTCTATTAAATGCTGAGTTGGTGAAAGTACAAGATAGTCAAAGTATCCGACAACTTATAGTACTTAGTGGCACTAAAAATCAAG GGCAACGGAACCAAGGCATCCAGCTAATGGAACCAGAAGTTGCATTTTATTGGAGGATTGTTTGTATGCACTTGCAGAAAGAAGCACAA GCAAAAGGTTCTGATGCTGCTGCAACGATGGGCACTGAAGCAGAAGTATATGCTGCAGAAGCTTCAGACAGCAATGATCTTCTGGAGAGAGTTCTTCCTGCAACCATTTCAGAGTACATAGAATTGGTTAAAGCTCATCTTGATGCTG GACCAAATTACCGGTTTTCATCTCGGCAGCTGCTATTACTTGGTGCCATGCTCGATTTTTCTGATTCTACAAACAGGAGAGTTGCTAGTTCATTCGTGCAGGAGTTACTGCACAGGCCTCTAGAGTATGAAGTAGATGAAAATGGAAACAAGGTTGTAATAGGAGATGGCATCAATGTTGGTGGAGATAAAGATTGGGCAGATGCGGTGTCACAATTAGCAAAAAGAGTGCATTCTGCTTCCGGTGAATTCGAAGAAGTTGTTTTAGGGGTTTTGCAGGGGCTTGTCCTACCTTGCCGAGAAAGAACTGCAGACTTCATGCAGTGGATGCACTGCCTTGCTGTGACTGGCCTCCTTTTGGAAAACGCAAAGTCTTTCCGTTGGATGCAAGGAAAGTCTATTGAGCCATCAGAGTTACTGCAGTCTTTACTGCTTCCAGGG GCGAAGCATGTTCATCTAGATGTTCAGAGGGTTGCTACCAGGTGTCTTGGTATTTATGGATTGTTAGAGAGAAAGCCAAGCGAGGAGCTAGTAAAGCAgttaagggtttgttttgtcaGGGGACCGTCACCTGTAAGTGTGATGGCTTGCAAGGCATTGTCTGATCTTTCATTGTGGCATGGTCCTCAGGAAGTTGACAGAGCCATGGGGCAGGATCTCTCATCCCAACTAAGGGATCAAGCTACATTTTTTTGTCCTGTTGAAATATCTGACACAAATGGGGACTTGAATATCGAATTGCTTGATTTGTTATTTTCTGGATTTGACGGGGCAAAATATGAAGATCCAGATGAGAATGAGTCGGTTCAGGCTGTTCTTGGAGAGGGTTTTGCGAAGATTCTTCTCCTAAGTGAGAACTACCCAAGCATTCCTGCTTCTTCGAATCCTTTAGTTTTGGCCAAGctcattggcctttattttagtgacaaaactaaaaaactgcTGAG GTTGAGACAGTGTTTGTCTGTGTTCTTTGAGCATTATCCATGCCTCTTGATTACTCACAAG AGATGTTTATCCAAAGCCTTTATTCCCGTTATGCGTTCCATATGGCCAGGCATTAATGGAAATGCTGGGGGATCTTCATTAATGATTTCCAACATGCGTAAAcgtgctgtccaagcatcccgTTTTATGCTCCAGATGATGCAGGCTCCTTTATacgaaaaagagaaagaaacagTGAATGGTCTGGAAACCCCTGATGGTTCAGTGCATCCTTCACATGACTTTGAGAATGGGAACGAAGGTCTGGCGATACGCATAGCAACCGAG GTTGCAAACTTCCACATGACAAAAAAGGCGGCCGAGAAATCATATGTTTCAGCACTATGTAGAATACTTGTCCAACTTCATTTCCGTTCATCCGAACAAGGGGCAATAAAGTTGATGAGGATGCTCTTGACTCGTGTGGCTGAGACTATTGCCACAGAGAAGGACATTGTAAAGGAGTTGAAGCGGATGGCTGAACGTCTTAAGGCAGTAGATGAGAATCCAGATAAGGATTTATCAATTGACGAAGCCAACGTTATCTTGG GGAGGTTGGAGCTAGACCTTGACCTCAACCCAAATGATTCCACGGAAATGCCACCAACACCAGCACCGCGATCAACCAAGCCAGCCCGTCCTAGGAGAAGAGCTAGGCATCAAGATGAATCTTCCTCCGACGAAAGTTCAACCCATTCGGTTGCCCCTACACCCAATCCTGGTGTAACGAGCACACGCTCACAGCGGGTAAGTAAGACCGCAGCTCTAACTAAGATGACTACTGCCCATAGAGCCGTGAAATTCAACGATTATATAGAAGAggacggagaagaagaagaaggctcAGAGGTGACGTCTGACGAGGATTCCGGTGAATCCGATCAGTCCAGTGAATGA